A part of Syngnathoides biaculeatus isolate LvHL_M chromosome 21, ASM1980259v1, whole genome shotgun sequence genomic DNA contains:
- the zgc:194930 gene encoding uncharacterized protein zgc:194930 isoform X1, whose amino-acid sequence MKSGFFLVFGFGVFFVDLFFIFYFFCGYLGQSATPSFSLLVAPQLQLSSGQMGCRCCRMMKSYISDPSAAAADKTESYYRTHNLASGPLGRRSQKEQKEGFHNLAYSISSDSSLRLEVDNNRVNHRLHAGGQAHPRPSAPSAECGIYIIQPDILGPQWVMRDKRQSQVPVYPAFQAYDDQRVFAGPGAWDSPLTADGSLSADEADEGVGGTPEYPCDTGDEESVLSADVQTSTASLWSADTRDERRSKAADVSTVESGICVTKSEDEEEEPQKRADRAGGGVTDSMVAEALAALEAATAGEEEDEDE is encoded by the exons ATgaaaagtggtttttttttggtgtttggttttggggttttttttgttgatttgttttttattttttattttttttgtggatacCTCGGACAAAGTGCCACACCTTCCTTCTCGCTTCTCGTAGCGCCACAG CTCCAATTGTCATCAGGCCAAATGGGGTGTCGATGCTGCCGGATGATGAAAAG TTACATCTCTGACCCctctgcggcggcggcggacaaAACCGAGTCCTACTACCGGACGCACAACCTCGCAAGCGGGCCCCTCGGCCGCCGCTCGCAGAAGGAGCAAAAGGAGGGCTTCCATAACCTGGCCTACAGCATCTCCAGCGACAGCAGCCTCAGGCTGGAGGTGGACAACAACCGCGTCAACCACAGGCTGCACGCCGGCGGCCAAGCGCACCCTCGGCCCAGCGCACCCTCGGCCGAGTGCGGAATCTACATCATCCAGCCGGACATTTTGGGGCCACAATGGGTGATGCGGGACAAGCGTCAAAGTCAGGTcccggtgtaccccgcctttcaGGCCTACGACGACCAGCGGGTCTTCGCCGGGCCCGGAGCCTGGGACAGCCCCCTCACCGCCGACGGGAGCCTTTCGGCGGATGAGGCGGACGAAGGCGTAGGGGGGACGCCCGAGTACCCGTGCGACACCGGGGACGAAGAGAGCGTCCTGTCGGCGGACGTCCAGACCAGCACCGCCAGCCTGTGGTCGGCCGACACCAGAGACGAGCGAAGATCCAAAGCGGCGGACGTGTCCACCGTGGAGAGCGGCATCTGCGTGACGAAGAGcgaggacgaagaggaggagccCCAGAAGCGGGCGGACCGGGCGGGCGGCGGCGTGACGGACTCCATGGTGGCCGAGGCCCTCGCCGCCCTGGAGGCCGCCACGGCcggagaggaggaggacgaggacgagtgA
- the zgc:194930 gene encoding uncharacterized protein zgc:194930 isoform X2 yields the protein MGCRCCRMMKSYISDPSAAAADKTESYYRTHNLASGPLGRRSQKEQKEGFHNLAYSISSDSSLRLEVDNNRVNHRLHAGGQAHPRPSAPSAECGIYIIQPDILGPQWVMRDKRQSQVPVYPAFQAYDDQRVFAGPGAWDSPLTADGSLSADEADEGVGGTPEYPCDTGDEESVLSADVQTSTASLWSADTRDERRSKAADVSTVESGICVTKSEDEEEEPQKRADRAGGGVTDSMVAEALAALEAATAGEEEDEDE from the exons ATGGGGTGTCGATGCTGCCGGATGATGAAAAG TTACATCTCTGACCCctctgcggcggcggcggacaaAACCGAGTCCTACTACCGGACGCACAACCTCGCAAGCGGGCCCCTCGGCCGCCGCTCGCAGAAGGAGCAAAAGGAGGGCTTCCATAACCTGGCCTACAGCATCTCCAGCGACAGCAGCCTCAGGCTGGAGGTGGACAACAACCGCGTCAACCACAGGCTGCACGCCGGCGGCCAAGCGCACCCTCGGCCCAGCGCACCCTCGGCCGAGTGCGGAATCTACATCATCCAGCCGGACATTTTGGGGCCACAATGGGTGATGCGGGACAAGCGTCAAAGTCAGGTcccggtgtaccccgcctttcaGGCCTACGACGACCAGCGGGTCTTCGCCGGGCCCGGAGCCTGGGACAGCCCCCTCACCGCCGACGGGAGCCTTTCGGCGGATGAGGCGGACGAAGGCGTAGGGGGGACGCCCGAGTACCCGTGCGACACCGGGGACGAAGAGAGCGTCCTGTCGGCGGACGTCCAGACCAGCACCGCCAGCCTGTGGTCGGCCGACACCAGAGACGAGCGAAGATCCAAAGCGGCGGACGTGTCCACCGTGGAGAGCGGCATCTGCGTGACGAAGAGcgaggacgaagaggaggagccCCAGAAGCGGGCGGACCGGGCGGGCGGCGGCGTGACGGACTCCATGGTGGCCGAGGCCCTCGCCGCCCTGGAGGCCGCCACGGCcggagaggaggaggacgaggacgagtgA
- the LOC133494640 gene encoding NACHT and WD repeat domain-containing protein 2: MKRMNLRWKSTPMWPSGVGSRQPCPRESALRRAAISGNVLALPPHHVPGGRSVRVFICANPDDTEAERNALKEHVYPKLRDFCRENYGIEFQVVDLYWGVDPEEWDSPELQRLRMKLLEECLKTSAGPCFVGLVGEKYGSIRVPGEVESAEFEMILDAAVEAGLDTHILDEWYCRDENSVPPAYYLKPKAQVLKNYQNSMESSSAAKTKNDKAWRKVSEEIKRIFRTAVLQLQEKGTMPSTQAKKFLCSALEDELDFALGKQTPAFLRKCVCYIRKISNFDRFAKLPEMTRYMDIVVSGDRIMRNQEAYERLLKVRDEFIPTVVAASNLRVYSSVTHCDMKLGYSQEVESHYVEGLCKQFYEDMVDIIQATVQQNFDTETDPLYDEILQHLSLCKAYSALHEYKTESLDYVQEYILPSKGSRMSPLVVHGGPCTGKTLLLAEVAKQAYTWLQKEMGPETDPVVIVRFVGSSQPSTDLRTLLQSICEQIAINYRCLIHFLPNKIQEMRELLTNLLGESSFHRPLVIILDALEQLSDADEARKLWWLPIQLPRTVRIIVSTLPNKHGILQKLRHAIHDEYYYVELTQRDRKICSQTLKQQLLGVKRKVTSGQQIYVNEALAKCTLPMFVNLIYREVVHWRSHKDVDEKSLCSTVHESIEQLFYSVEKKLGQRFVFRALGYITMTKAGLTEVELEDILSLDNIVLGDVIVVSYLKNPLRISCDLVARLKEELEGYLVERQVRNVTLMVWANRHLHLIAQKLYLSNEEDVHQMHSLLAEYFLGAWSGGRKKIFTYDNNHFTSQNISHHKNPHHQQSHEKTSSDKYSYDRQTPEQPWVFQCNLLEPDIFFVNHRKMTELVFHLTRSGRTDDLMFGVIMNFSWLYTMIKIGQFEKALNDIDFAYSFTQEKELKFLSTTLRSIKVKVLKSPPSLSAELQQRLLPVVTSLPKLRHLLLECDKDGPKYCSIVPLHSSMDVTYSPERLPLSSSYMHIVEILPTLAPNIVLVALEDGSVSTWDIESRQLLRQIDTARSVVLGIRLTTDEKYLVVATTKNTLLIYDNHKSCLLSEVEIKGSKHGGITGGVAFINGFTLSTHHALAWLEASKDVNVIDLLYGWPLYQFHCWYEVTCVQCSPDGMYAFCGQYLNTASIFHLGNGDKLATVTSEYSGGFVKSILVLDTINQMVMIDNEGSLSVWNTKEITNPRLMEDYDCRGDDSEVVSIELSEDQCSILLCKARSIEVLDTKVWKMVEKFKAKRSERFVAAVLSKNGQSIVASMENTSSIFVWRRDSGQCMASLIEISGAIVKLIKSVHHNLLLSVASSGVLSVWDIDIITAMSNIDKTGKKIHTLQLSGREDYVFTMDGSEAVHKWNFSTGFIETVFKHEGMVENCVLTSSGDLMVTSDDKCSQYIWQTNSGENIFRINGQRISQLLITHNDQFVVSLCEQNASRVWRLATGHKVCNILVSLQNAVITTANTFLVGTSKNKLLAVSLWSGSVSKKFVCDDGITIVNFKLIPDIPDCVVFITSTETVFIWSVADEAVCRRVQLPANFLKNLEDFQISPNGKQGIVSKGDENINVLDLHSGKLRLVHAAGIIWRQKLSRDGRYLVYICFRNCEEDDDAGVVSNLIVMRLADGKSIGTCSLYKTPTFLSLSQRALNIIIGFEDGSIGTYTVVDRVDAALKIKIATSNSRQIVNNASQKVRPKCGNHSFKTIADCIWRESTEVFSRDSPINVSDSGEGESTTPTKKTELLQ, from the exons ATGAAGCGGATGAAT cTACGCTGGAAGTCGACCCCCATGTGGCCGTCGGGAGTGGGCAGCCGGCAGCCTTGCCCCCGGGAGTCGGCGCTGCGCAGGGCGGCCATCAGCGGCAACGTCCTGGCCCTGCCGCCGCACCACGTCCCCGGCGGCCGCAGCGTCCGCGTCTTCATCTGTGCCAACCCGGATG ACACAGAGGCAGAAAGGAATGCGCTGAAAGAGCACGTCTACCCCAAACTACGAGACTTCTGCAGGGAGAACTACGGCATTGAATTCCAG GTGGTGGACCTCTACTGGGGCGTGGACCCAGAGGAGTGGGACAGTCCAGAGCTGCAAAGGCTCAGGATGAAGCTCCTGGAGGAATGTCTGAAGACGTCAGCGGGACCGTGCTTCGTT GGTTTGGTGGGAGAGAAGTACGGCAGCATCAGAGTTCCAGGGGAGGTGGAGTCGGCGGAGTTCGAGATGATTTTGGATGCCGCGGTGGAGGCCGGCCTGGACACACACATCTTGGACGAGTGGTACTGCAGGGATGAAAACTCTGTGCCGCCCGCATACTACCTCAAACCCAAAGCCCAAGTGCTTAAGAACTACCAGAACTCA ATGGAGTCCAGCAGTGCAGCCAAAACCAAGAACGACAAGGCCTGGAGGAAAGTGTCGGAGGAGATCAAGCGGATCTTTCGTACGGCGGTTCTGCAGCTTCAAGAAAAGGGGACAATGCCGAGCACTCAGGCCAAGAAATTCCTTTGCTCTG CCTTGGAGGATGAATTAGACTTTGCCCTCGGAAAACAAACTCCCGCCTTTCTCAGGAAATGCGTCTGCTACATTCGCAAGATTTCAAACTTTGACCGCTTCGCAAAGCTCCCGGAGATGACCCGCTACATGGACATTGTGGTGAGCGGCGATCGCATCATGCGCAATCAGGAGGCCTACGAGCGCCTGCTTAAGGTGCGCGACGAGTTCATACCAACAGTGGTGGCCGCATCGAACCTCCGCGTTTACTCATCGGTCACACACTGCGACATGAAGCTGGGATATTCCCAAGAAGTAGAAAGCCACTATGTGGAGGGACTGTGCAAACAGTTCTACGAGGACATGGTGGATATCATTCAGGCTACAGTTCAGCAGAACTTTGACACAGAGACTGACCCGCTGTATGACGAGATCCTGCAGCACCTGTCCCTTTGTAAAGCCTACTCAGCACTGCACGAGTACAAGACCGAGTCCTTGGATTACGTGCAGGAGTACATTTTGCCATCTAAGGGGAGTAGGATGAGTCCGCTTGTGGTGCATGGGGGACCCTGCACGGGAAAGACGTTGCTACTAGCTGAAGTTGCCAAACAG GCCTACACATGGTTGCAGAAAGAGATGGGCCCTGAAACAGATCCTGTGGTCATTGTCCGTTTCGTCGGTTCTAGTCAGCCCTCCACAGACTTGCGCACACTTCTCCAGAGCATCTGTGAACAGATTGCAATAAACTACCGCTGCTTGATTCACTTTTTGCCTAACAAAATCCAGGAGATGAGGGAGCTCctcaccaacctgcttggagaATCCTCCTTTCACAGGCCCCTGGTCATCATCCTGGATGCCCTGGAGCAGCTGTCGGATGCCGACGAAGCTCGCAAGCTGTGGTGGCTCCCCATACAACTCCCTCGGACGGTCCGGATTATAGTCTCAACGTTGCCCAATAAACATGGAATACTGCAGAAGCTCCGACACGCCATCCACGATGAGTACTATTACGTGGAGTTAACACAGAGGGACCGCAAGATCTGCAGCCAGACTTTAAAGCAGCAGTTACTTGGCGTAAAAAGAAAGGTCACCTCGGGCCAACAGATCTATGTCAACGAGGCTTTAGCGAAGTGTACTTTGCCAATGTTTGTTAACCTAATTTACAGAGAGGTGGTCCACTGGAGGTCTCACAAAGACGTGGACGAGAAATCCTTGTGCTCCACTGTACATGAAAGCATAGAACAGTTGTTCTATTCGGTCGAGAAGAAGTTAGGACAACGATTTGTCTTCAGAGCATTAGGTTACATCACCATGACTAAAGCAGGGTTGACCGAGGTTGAGCTGGAGGACATTCTTTCCCTGGACAACATAGTCCTCGGTGATGTTATCGTGGTCTCTTACCTCAAAAATCCCTTAAGGATTTCTTGTGACTTGGTAGCAAGGCTCAAAGAAGAGCTGGAAGGTTATCTGGTGGAACGTCAAGTACGCAACGTCACCCTGATGGTCTGGGCCAACAGACATCTGCATCTCATTGCCCAGAAGCTGTACCTGAGCAACGAGGAAGACGTCCATCAAATGCACAGCCTCCTCGCAGAGTATTTCTTGGGGGCGTGGTCAGGGGGCAGGAAGAAGATCTTCACCTATGACAACAATCATTTTACATCCCAAAATATATCGCACCATAAAAATCCCCACCATCAACAATCCCATGAGAAGACGTCATCTGACAAATACTCATATGATAGGCAAACACCCGAGCAGCCTTGGGTCTTCCAGTGCAACCTTCTCGAGCCCGACATATTCTTCGTCAACCACAGGAAGATGACGGAGCTGGTGTTCCACCTCACAAGAAGTGGCCGCACCGATGACCTCATGTTTGGTGTCATCATGAACTTCAGCTGGCTGTACACGATGATAAAGATCGGACAGTTTGAAAAGGCTTTAAATGATATCGACTTTGCTTACAGCTTCACCCAAGAAAAAGAGCTGAAGTTTCTCTCCACTACTCTCCGGAGCATCAAGGTAAAGGTCCTGAAAAGCCCACCATCGCTCTCTGCAGAACTGCAGCAAAGGCTTCTGCCAGTTGTCACCTCCCTGCCCAAACTTCGACACCTCCTCCTGGAGTGTGACAAGGATGGTCCCAAGTACTGCTCCATTGTGCCTCTCCATTCCTCAATGGATGTCACTTACAGTCCAGAGAGGCTACCTTTGAGCTCAAGCTACATGCATATCGTGGAGATCTTGCCTACCCTAGCACCAAACATAGTCCTTGTCGCCCTTGAAGATGGATCTGTCAGCACATGGGACATTGAAAGTAGACAACTGCTACGGCAGATAGACACAGCGCGATCTGTTGTGCTGGGAATCCGGTTAACCACAGATGAGAAATATCTAGTTGTGGCCACCACTAAAAACACCCTCCTTATATATGATAATCACAAATCCTGCCTTTTATCAGAAGTTGAAATCAAGGGCTCCAAACATGGCGGCATAACCGGCGGGGTGGCCTTTATCAACGGCTTCACTTTGTCCACTCATCACGCTTTAGCTTGGCTTGAGGCCAGTAAAGACGTCAACGTCATCGACTTACTTTACGGCTGGCCTCTCTATCAGTTCCACTGCTGGTACGAGGTGACTTGTGTCCAGTGCTCGCCAGATGGAATGTATGCCTTCTGTGGACAGTACCTCAACACTGCATCCATCTTTCATCTGGGAAACGGCGACAAGTTGGCCACGGTTACCTCTGAGTATTCTGGGGGGTTTGTCAAGTCCATTCTTGTCCTAGATACGATCAACCAAATGGTGATGATTGACAATGAGGGGAGTCTGTCGGTATGGAACACCAAAGAGATCACCAACCCGCGTCTGATGGAGGACTACGACTGCAGAGGAGACGACAGTGAAGTGGTGAGCATTGAGCTGTCGGAAGACCAGTGCTCAATTCTCCTCTGCAAGGCCAGAAGTATAGAAGTTCTCGATACGAAAGTATGGAAAAtggtggagaagtttaaagcgaAACGCAGCGAACGCTTTGTGGCTGCAGTTCTTTCCAAGAACGGGCAAAGTATCGTGGCCTCAATGGAGAATACGTCTTCAATCTTTGTGTGGCGGAGAGACAGCGGGCAGTGCATGGCCAGCCTGATCGAGATATCAGGGGCCATCGTTAAACTCATCAAATCAGTCCACCATAACCTGCTCCTTTCTGTCGCCAGCAGTGGAGTGCTGTCCGTCTGGGACATTGATATCATCACGGCAATGTCCAACATCGACAAAACGGGCAAGAAGATACACACGTTGCAGCTGTCCGGCAGAGAGGATTATGTGTTTACCATGGACGGTTCGGAAGCAGTCCACAAGTGGAACTTTAGCACCGGATTCATCGAAACGGTCTTCAAGCACGAGGGCATGGTAGAAAACTGCGTGCTCACGTCGTCTGGGGATCTAATGGTGACGTCAGATGACAAGTGCAGTCAGTACATCTGGCAAACCAACTCTGGGGAGAACATTTTTCGCATCAACGGACAGAGAATATCCCAGCTGCTAATCACCCACAACGACCAGTTCGTTGTGTCACTCTGCGAGCAAAACGCCTCGAGAGTCTGGAGACTCGCGACGGGCCACAAAGTGTGCAACATCTTGGTCAGCCTCCAGAACGCAGTGATCACCACAGCCAACACGTTTCTCGTGGGCACCTCCAAAAACAAGCTCCTCGCCGTCAGCTTGTGGTCCGGCAGCGTTTCCAAGAAGTTTGTGTGCGACGACGGCATCACCATCGTCAACTTCAAACTTATTCCGGACATTCCTGACTGCGTCGTGTTCATCACATCCACGGAAACCGTCTTTATTTGGAGCGTGGCAGACGAGGCTGTTTGCAGGCGTGTCCAGCTGCCGGCTAATTTCCTCAAAAACCTGGAGGACTTTCAGATCTCGCCAAACGGCAAACAAGGAATCGTGTCCAAAGGAGACGAGAATATTAACGTCCTGGACCTACACAGCGGGAAGCTGAGGCTCGTCCACGCCGCCGGTATCATTTGGCGGCAGAAGTTATCCAGAGACGGCCGCTACCTTGTGTACATCTGCTTCCGCAACTGCGAGGAGGACGACGATGCCGGTGTCGTGTCCAATCTGATTGTGATGCGACTGGCGGACGGGAAGAGCATTGGCACGTGCTCTTTGTACAAGACACCCACTTTCCTTTCGCTCTCCCAAAGAGCCCTCAACATCATCATTGGCTTTGAGGACGGCAGCATCGGCACATACACCGTGGTGGACCGGGTCGACGCCGCCCTCAAAATCAAGATAGCCACGTCCAACAGCCGACAGATCGTCAACAACGCTTCGCAGAAGGTCCGTCCCAAATGTGGCAATCATTCCTTTAAGACCATTGCTGACTGCATCTGGAGGGAATCGACagaggttttctccagggacagTCCGATCAACGTGTCCGACTCCGGCGAGGGCGAGTCCACCACGCCGACAAAAAAGACGGAGCTGCTGCAGTGA